Proteins encoded within one genomic window of Jiangella mangrovi:
- a CDS encoding carboxypeptidase-like regulatory domain-containing protein, giving the protein MRVTATPQVLEAAGGPATVRVEITNTGEIISGYQVRVLGADPAWVAVDDATPTLFPGSSVVVTVTLTPPPDLPAGARRLAVQVRETTPPRHATVADLELRVTPAPGTTLTLDPAAVTAGRRASFGVTVRNTGNTTVEGVLAGTDPEDRVDFRFVPAAVLLAPGESLSARVEARARRPLLGSPAVRPLLVRLDPAGEPEQPGPPGSAGEPLGEAPGSMVQRPVLGRGAIALAGLLAAVTVFAVVITVALAGVVNRSAADRDLAIEVAQSRDDSAGAGRATLAGTVVLITTGAPLPGVAVEAFAEDDPTTPVATTATADDGTYAVDGLSDGAYLLRFRGAGYSDLWFPAAMDSADAAPVEITAGQSPDAADVALGGLPAVLAGTVEGADVSGATVSLRIPLDQLGDQAEEGVADGAAPDPPGGAAGAALREVPVGSDGSFEIDGVPSPAVYDVVVGKPGYATEVQRVDLAGGEERSGITIRLREGDGVIAGEVRGAAGPIGGASVVATAGDSTARTVSLTEGDVGAFTLRNLPTPGTFTVVVAAPGHAAETLTLNLSAGQQLTGVSVTLGTDAGELFGRVTQLPGGDPATGVEVTVSDGTTTLGTVTQSAGDGAGSWRLGGLAVPATYTVTFARPDLAAQTVQVVLDSFGTITAGGSPADGVTAALHPAGADLTGTVSVRNAVDGGVGPAGNVTVTAVSGARTYTVTSSSQPADDVGRYVLPQLPPGTYTVTASRPGSTPAAATVTLEAGRDRDLDLQLAAPASVTATVVAADGPVAGAVVNLYRATEYGTAAAPVASVRTDAGGRAVFAELDAPEHYVVDVRLQAGAAPVAASPPITVEASEAATVTLNVAAAAPMGSTPSGDWQ; this is encoded by the coding sequence ATGCGCGTGACCGCGACGCCGCAGGTGCTGGAGGCCGCCGGCGGGCCCGCGACGGTGCGGGTCGAGATCACCAACACCGGCGAGATCATCAGCGGCTACCAGGTGCGGGTGCTCGGCGCCGACCCGGCCTGGGTCGCCGTCGACGACGCCACGCCGACGCTCTTCCCCGGCAGCAGCGTCGTCGTCACCGTCACGCTGACCCCGCCGCCGGACCTCCCCGCGGGCGCGCGCCGGCTGGCGGTGCAGGTGCGCGAGACGACGCCGCCGCGCCACGCCACCGTCGCCGACCTCGAGCTGCGGGTCACGCCGGCGCCGGGCACCACGCTCACGCTGGACCCGGCCGCGGTCACCGCCGGGCGGCGCGCGTCGTTCGGCGTGACGGTGCGCAACACCGGCAACACGACGGTCGAGGGCGTGCTGGCCGGCACCGACCCTGAGGACCGCGTCGACTTCCGGTTCGTGCCCGCGGCGGTGCTGCTGGCCCCGGGCGAGAGCCTGTCCGCCCGCGTCGAGGCACGGGCCCGCCGCCCGCTGCTCGGCTCGCCCGCGGTGCGGCCGCTGCTGGTGCGGCTGGACCCGGCCGGCGAGCCGGAGCAGCCCGGCCCGCCCGGTTCCGCCGGCGAGCCGCTGGGCGAGGCGCCCGGCAGCATGGTGCAGCGCCCGGTCCTGGGCCGCGGGGCCATCGCGCTGGCCGGTCTGCTCGCCGCGGTGACGGTGTTCGCGGTCGTCATCACCGTCGCGCTGGCCGGCGTGGTGAACCGGTCGGCCGCCGACCGCGACCTCGCCATCGAGGTGGCGCAGTCGCGCGACGACTCCGCCGGCGCCGGGCGCGCGACGCTGGCCGGGACGGTCGTGCTCATCACCACCGGCGCGCCGCTGCCGGGCGTGGCCGTCGAGGCGTTCGCCGAGGACGACCCCACCACGCCGGTCGCCACCACCGCGACCGCCGACGACGGCACGTACGCCGTCGACGGGCTCTCCGACGGCGCCTACCTGCTGCGCTTCCGCGGCGCCGGCTACTCCGACCTCTGGTTCCCGGCGGCGATGGACAGTGCCGATGCGGCGCCGGTCGAGATCACCGCCGGTCAGAGCCCCGACGCGGCCGACGTGGCGCTCGGCGGGCTGCCCGCGGTGCTGGCCGGCACCGTCGAGGGCGCCGACGTGTCCGGCGCGACGGTCAGCCTGCGGATCCCGCTGGACCAGCTCGGCGACCAGGCCGAGGAGGGCGTGGCCGACGGCGCCGCCCCCGACCCGCCGGGCGGCGCGGCCGGGGCGGCGCTGCGCGAGGTGCCGGTGGGCTCCGACGGCTCGTTCGAGATCGACGGCGTCCCCTCGCCCGCGGTGTACGACGTCGTGGTCGGCAAGCCCGGCTACGCGACCGAGGTGCAGCGGGTCGACCTGGCCGGCGGCGAGGAGCGCTCCGGCATCACGATCCGGCTGCGCGAGGGCGACGGTGTCATCGCCGGCGAGGTGCGAGGCGCGGCCGGGCCGATCGGCGGTGCGTCGGTGGTCGCGACGGCCGGCGACTCCACCGCGCGGACGGTGTCGCTGACCGAGGGCGACGTCGGCGCGTTCACGCTGCGGAACCTGCCGACGCCGGGCACCTTCACCGTCGTCGTCGCCGCCCCCGGGCACGCCGCGGAGACGCTGACGCTGAACCTGTCCGCCGGGCAGCAGCTGACCGGGGTCTCCGTCACGCTGGGCACCGACGCCGGCGAGCTGTTCGGGCGGGTGACGCAGCTGCCCGGCGGCGACCCGGCCACCGGCGTCGAGGTCACCGTCAGCGACGGCACGACGACGTTGGGCACCGTCACGCAGAGCGCCGGCGATGGCGCCGGGTCGTGGCGGCTCGGCGGGCTCGCCGTCCCGGCCACGTACACCGTCACGTTCGCCCGGCCCGACCTCGCGGCGCAGACCGTGCAGGTGGTGCTCGACTCGTTCGGGACCATCACGGCGGGCGGGTCGCCGGCCGACGGCGTCACGGCCGCGCTGCATCCGGCCGGGGCTGACCTCACCGGGACGGTCAGCGTGCGCAACGCCGTCGACGGCGGGGTGGGCCCGGCCGGCAACGTCACCGTCACCGCGGTGTCCGGCGCGCGCACGTACACCGTCACGTCGTCGTCGCAGCCGGCCGATGACGTCGGCCGCTACGTGCTGCCGCAGCTGCCGCCCGGCACCTACACCGTCACCGCCTCGCGCCCCGGCTCCACGCCGGCCGCGGCCACCGTCACCCTCGAGGCCGGGCGCGACCGCGACCTCGACCTGCAGCTCGCCGCGCCCGCGTCGGTCACGGCCACCGTCGTCGCCGCCGACGGGCCGGTCGCGGGCGCCGTCGTCAACCTCTACCGGGCCACCGAGTACGGCACCGCGGCGGCGCCGGTCGCGTCGGTGCGCACCGACGCCGGCGGCCGGGCGGTCTTCGCCGAGCTGGACGCCCCGGAGCACTACGTCGTCGACGTGCGGCTGCAGGCCGGGGCGGCGCCGGTCGCGGCCTCGCCGCCGATCACCGTCGAGGCCAGCGAGGCGGCCACCGTGACCCTGAACGTCGCCGCGGCCGCACCCATGGGCTCCACACCGAGCGGGGACTGGCAATGA
- a CDS encoding carboxypeptidase regulatory-like domain-containing protein, giving the protein MIEAAPVVEVAHEPQSAAGHPAALTVRVHHGADGPRDVTLTVLGLDGGWAPVPARIVALPPRTVATIELALTPPAGTVAAGYPFVVAAQSSDPGTGAVTSRAAVAESALTVDRPPAVTVAAEPGEVRTAWRRRIRLVLTNAAPEPATVDLELHAPDGLRAKLRRRTVEVPGRSAVAVGGRAGPRRLRLTGDTTRFEYTAVARGPHAPATARGVVVARPLIGSAAKRAVALAAVLAVWAAAAVVGLPRLVDRLEDRQAEAGASADAGSGDDGGSGGSGADGDGATGDDGGGSGGGDETDGEGPEALRVSGVVQADQPDGVTVAIAPTAAFGEAGDDAKVPPSAVPTTTNGDGDPVGPTRSTVTNEDGAWAFAGLGTGGHYLVTVSKAGFQTERRVVDAATAAEPIEVELRAGDGRLSGTVTGPDGPVGGAELTLTDGTVTVTTSTSTTGDVGSWAVDGLSTPSTYLVTATAEGLGASAALVELDAGAEESRDLALRRGVATLTGQVTGRDGTGATRGLGGVTVTADDGETTRTATTATTGDDAGGPGLFTLPDLPLPGRYTVTVAGEGYQTQTREVTLTDPDQAVRRLDTRLVPAGGEVAGTVTDDAGTPLAAGLTLSGDEGAAYKVMSAADTGGYRISGVAPGSYVLSGEVFGHVTAYARVEVTAGSAATADLALTPIPGNGLTDTSVIVGRAVDASTGGGPVSCPALLPGEECLVTVTTTATGIDGEPRELTTTFAPDASYTLPAPDQPGLLPGLYELTVTAPGYEPERIRVEVPMDATVNAPVAALLPAPSIVGTITARVGNVPDGTCVVAVPAGVDPEGLGDCVPVTPDPDAPLCRIDGGAHCAFTGLNGSYELTGLPSGYYDVSVRPGDPEYRPVAPVQIGLYPGDVRRYDAALDRLGRLRVTVQANDGEGATQPAAGAALRVLVGDEDVTEQVRVDRTDEDSGVYAVTHLQPGVEYRLVFGWPVPGSDPPRVLTGEVLSTVGLNNEIPLALTLTGASRSFTGQVLHELDDGGPVGVDGVQVQVTGIVGYDGLLPEYQSATVLTDADGLFAVVPEPGQGGGLPEAVLPIVDSRVDVTATKDGYERSRLTDVAVSDGQQLRLTLTPVGRAVQGRVQLVPAVAADLSQAELTVTGTPPGAEATRIAVTPGGCLIWSDPAQRVDTGYTNECGEGPGDTRATLARPGRYTVEARLAGYADVTVELDVALSTTGGRQQLEGFVLSRHGALEIATVDAAGEPVYGARLVLSAPGVPEQTRAAEPGTNRTVFTELPSLLPPGGQYTVRVEAAGYRFDYFTAGRLVTGGVPAPDPTPFQVPPDGVGSYQLSLVKLGEISGVLRSHTVVDGEVVAASLVGATVVARHESGLEFSAVSGPGGRFTITGTRDVAGLLPGDWEVRADPPDGYAFEGAPLPVEITADHQAVYPDGNADPFVVAVTAEPVEVFVNVYVPGTGGEPPQPLPGMTVELLRGGLVQTAEPCDGGTGCYRFTGVPPVPQTLRVSGENYAPLTLTVRPEPGAASTFNVPVTQLTNTIQGTVSGQSGGTAAAPLDEVDTWLCPVSAVVDDRCPAADGDPVRPGSVFEFAGLADGGYLVDVRPRAGQPYSPTTRTVTVAAGQIVAFDIVLYAEAEPITVTAESVNGWDLTGALVRLVDEGGEGGGPAPAPQPLVRAGGDEYTTTFAQVPAGDWSATLTGPAGHVGVHESGEPEDGTRDLAIEVTEVRVRMDARSAEPDAPGSLAVAITDADDASVFTEDLLVDAGTVTAYLPAGAYTVAAELPDGFGGWTVTPGSVSVPASASDVAARFRVDGPPATELELAVAPGEPVAGVDATLTATVTSGGEAVDGGTVTFLVDGDEVDSVDVSDGAAEVEHTFDDPGAHTVEALFESGEHRDSSDLLTVTVIEPVVTLTGPAGEVEAGSPVSLVATVDPVVSGRTLRLFDDDGPVGAAVNPGADGEHDFTVEDLEPGEYTFTVRYGTGDLAVESDPVTVTVAEEEVVDP; this is encoded by the coding sequence ATGATCGAGGCAGCGCCGGTCGTCGAGGTCGCGCACGAGCCACAGAGCGCCGCCGGCCATCCCGCCGCGCTGACGGTGCGCGTGCACCACGGCGCCGACGGGCCGCGCGACGTGACGCTCACCGTGCTCGGCCTCGACGGCGGCTGGGCGCCGGTCCCGGCCCGCATCGTCGCGCTGCCGCCGCGGACCGTCGCCACCATCGAGCTGGCGCTCACCCCGCCGGCCGGCACCGTCGCCGCCGGCTACCCGTTCGTCGTGGCCGCGCAGAGCAGCGATCCCGGCACCGGCGCGGTGACCAGCCGGGCCGCGGTCGCCGAGTCGGCGCTGACGGTCGACCGGCCGCCCGCCGTGACGGTCGCCGCGGAGCCCGGCGAGGTGCGCACCGCCTGGCGCCGCCGCATCCGGCTCGTCCTCACCAACGCCGCGCCCGAGCCGGCGACCGTCGACCTCGAGCTGCACGCCCCGGACGGCCTGCGGGCCAAGCTGCGGCGGCGCACGGTGGAGGTGCCGGGTCGGTCCGCTGTGGCGGTGGGTGGGCGGGCCGGCCCACGCCGGCTCCGGCTCACCGGCGACACCACGCGGTTCGAGTACACGGCGGTCGCGCGCGGGCCGCACGCCCCGGCGACGGCGCGCGGCGTGGTGGTCGCGCGGCCCCTGATCGGGTCGGCCGCCAAGCGGGCGGTCGCCCTGGCGGCGGTGCTCGCGGTCTGGGCCGCGGCGGCGGTCGTCGGGCTCCCCCGGCTGGTCGACCGGCTCGAGGACCGGCAGGCCGAGGCGGGCGCGTCTGCGGATGCGGGCTCCGGTGACGACGGCGGCAGCGGCGGCTCGGGTGCGGACGGCGACGGCGCGACCGGCGATGACGGCGGCGGATCCGGCGGAGGTGACGAGACCGACGGCGAAGGCCCTGAGGCCTTGCGGGTCAGCGGCGTGGTGCAGGCCGACCAGCCCGACGGCGTCACCGTTGCCATCGCGCCCACGGCCGCGTTCGGCGAGGCCGGCGACGACGCCAAGGTCCCGCCGTCGGCCGTCCCCACCACGACCAACGGCGACGGCGACCCCGTCGGCCCGACCCGGAGCACCGTCACCAACGAGGACGGCGCGTGGGCGTTCGCCGGCCTCGGCACCGGCGGCCACTACCTGGTCACGGTGTCGAAGGCCGGCTTCCAGACCGAGCGCCGGGTCGTCGACGCCGCGACCGCCGCGGAGCCGATCGAGGTGGAGCTGCGGGCGGGTGACGGCCGGCTGTCCGGCACGGTCACCGGTCCGGACGGGCCCGTGGGCGGCGCCGAGTTGACCCTGACCGACGGCACCGTCACCGTCACCACCAGCACGAGCACCACCGGCGACGTCGGCAGCTGGGCGGTCGACGGGCTGTCGACACCGTCGACGTATCTGGTGACGGCGACCGCCGAGGGCCTCGGCGCGAGCGCTGCGCTGGTCGAGCTGGACGCGGGCGCCGAGGAGTCGCGGGACCTCGCGCTGCGCCGCGGGGTCGCCACGCTGACCGGCCAGGTCACGGGGCGCGACGGCACCGGCGCCACCCGCGGACTCGGCGGCGTCACCGTCACGGCCGACGACGGTGAGACCACCCGCACCGCGACGACCGCCACCACCGGCGACGACGCGGGCGGGCCGGGCCTGTTCACGCTGCCGGACCTGCCGCTGCCCGGGCGCTACACCGTCACCGTCGCCGGCGAGGGCTACCAGACCCAGACCCGCGAGGTGACGCTCACCGACCCGGACCAGGCCGTGCGACGCCTGGACACCCGGCTGGTCCCGGCCGGCGGCGAGGTGGCCGGCACCGTCACCGACGACGCCGGCACCCCGCTCGCGGCCGGGCTGACGCTCTCCGGCGACGAGGGCGCGGCGTACAAGGTCATGAGCGCGGCCGACACCGGCGGCTACCGCATCTCCGGCGTCGCGCCCGGCTCGTACGTGCTGTCCGGCGAGGTATTCGGGCACGTCACGGCGTACGCGCGGGTCGAGGTAACGGCGGGGTCGGCGGCGACGGCGGACCTGGCGCTCACGCCGATCCCGGGCAACGGCCTCACCGACACGTCGGTGATCGTCGGCCGCGCCGTCGACGCGAGCACCGGCGGCGGCCCGGTCAGCTGTCCCGCGCTGCTGCCCGGCGAGGAGTGCCTGGTCACCGTCACGACGACCGCGACCGGCATCGACGGCGAGCCGCGCGAGCTGACCACGACGTTCGCACCCGACGCCTCCTACACGCTGCCCGCGCCGGACCAGCCCGGGCTGCTGCCGGGCCTGTACGAGCTGACGGTGACCGCGCCCGGCTACGAGCCGGAGCGGATCCGCGTCGAGGTGCCCATGGACGCGACGGTGAACGCGCCCGTCGCGGCACTGCTGCCGGCCCCGTCGATCGTCGGCACCATCACGGCGCGCGTCGGCAACGTCCCCGACGGCACCTGCGTCGTCGCCGTCCCGGCCGGCGTCGACCCCGAGGGCCTGGGCGACTGCGTCCCCGTCACGCCGGATCCGGACGCCCCGCTGTGCCGGATCGACGGCGGCGCCCACTGCGCGTTCACCGGGCTCAACGGCAGCTACGAGCTGACCGGGCTGCCGTCGGGCTACTACGACGTCTCCGTTCGGCCGGGCGACCCGGAGTACCGCCCCGTCGCCCCGGTGCAGATCGGCCTGTACCCCGGCGACGTGCGCCGCTACGACGCCGCGCTGGACCGGCTCGGGCGGCTGCGCGTCACCGTTCAGGCCAACGACGGCGAGGGCGCCACGCAGCCAGCGGCCGGCGCCGCCCTCCGCGTGCTCGTCGGCGACGAGGACGTCACCGAGCAGGTCCGCGTCGACCGCACCGACGAGGACAGCGGTGTCTACGCCGTCACCCACCTGCAGCCGGGCGTGGAGTACCGGCTGGTGTTCGGCTGGCCGGTCCCGGGCTCGGACCCGCCGCGGGTGCTGACCGGAGAGGTGCTGTCGACCGTCGGGCTGAACAACGAGATCCCGCTGGCGCTGACGCTGACCGGCGCCTCGCGCAGCTTCACCGGCCAGGTGCTGCACGAGCTGGACGACGGCGGCCCCGTGGGGGTCGACGGCGTGCAGGTGCAGGTCACCGGCATCGTCGGCTACGACGGCCTGCTGCCGGAGTACCAGAGCGCCACCGTCCTCACCGACGCCGACGGCCTGTTCGCCGTGGTGCCCGAGCCCGGGCAGGGCGGCGGGCTGCCGGAGGCCGTGCTGCCGATCGTCGACTCGCGGGTCGACGTGACGGCGACGAAGGACGGCTACGAGCGGTCCCGGCTCACCGACGTCGCGGTGTCCGACGGGCAGCAGCTGCGGCTCACGCTGACGCCGGTCGGGCGGGCGGTGCAGGGCCGGGTCCAGCTGGTCCCGGCCGTGGCCGCCGACCTGTCGCAGGCCGAGCTGACGGTGACGGGGACGCCGCCCGGCGCGGAGGCGACCCGGATCGCCGTCACGCCCGGCGGCTGCCTGATCTGGTCCGACCCGGCCCAACGCGTCGACACCGGCTACACCAACGAGTGCGGCGAGGGCCCCGGCGACACCCGGGCGACGCTGGCGCGGCCGGGCCGGTACACCGTCGAGGCGCGGCTGGCCGGCTACGCCGACGTCACCGTCGAGCTCGACGTCGCGCTCTCCACGACCGGCGGCCGGCAGCAGCTCGAGGGGTTCGTGCTCTCGCGGCACGGCGCCCTCGAGATCGCCACCGTCGACGCGGCCGGCGAGCCCGTCTACGGCGCCCGGCTGGTGCTCAGCGCGCCGGGCGTGCCGGAGCAGACCCGGGCCGCGGAGCCGGGCACCAACCGGACCGTCTTCACCGAGCTGCCCAGCCTGCTGCCGCCCGGCGGCCAGTACACCGTCCGGGTCGAGGCGGCCGGCTACCGGTTCGACTACTTCACCGCGGGACGGCTGGTCACCGGCGGCGTGCCGGCGCCGGACCCGACCCCGTTCCAGGTGCCGCCCGACGGCGTCGGCTCCTACCAGCTGTCGCTGGTGAAGCTGGGCGAGATCAGCGGCGTGCTGCGCTCGCACACCGTCGTCGACGGTGAGGTCGTCGCGGCGTCGCTGGTGGGTGCCACCGTCGTCGCCCGGCACGAGTCCGGACTGGAGTTCTCCGCCGTGTCCGGGCCGGGCGGCCGGTTCACCATCACCGGCACTCGTGACGTCGCTGGGCTGCTGCCGGGCGACTGGGAGGTGCGGGCCGACCCGCCCGACGGGTACGCGTTCGAGGGTGCGCCGCTCCCGGTGGAGATCACCGCCGACCACCAGGCCGTCTACCCCGACGGCAACGCCGACCCCTTCGTCGTCGCCGTCACCGCCGAGCCCGTCGAGGTGTTCGTCAACGTCTACGTGCCCGGGACCGGCGGTGAGCCGCCGCAGCCGCTGCCCGGCATGACCGTCGAGCTGCTGCGCGGCGGCCTGGTCCAGACGGCGGAACCGTGCGACGGCGGCACCGGCTGCTACCGGTTCACCGGCGTGCCGCCCGTGCCGCAGACACTGCGGGTCAGCGGCGAGAACTACGCGCCGCTGACGCTCACCGTCCGTCCCGAGCCCGGCGCGGCCAGCACCTTCAACGTGCCCGTGACGCAGCTGACCAACACGATCCAGGGCACGGTCAGCGGCCAGTCCGGCGGCACCGCCGCCGCGCCGCTCGACGAGGTCGACACCTGGCTGTGCCCGGTCTCGGCGGTGGTCGACGACCGCTGTCCGGCGGCCGACGGCGACCCCGTCCGGCCCGGCTCGGTGTTCGAGTTCGCCGGGCTGGCCGACGGCGGCTACCTGGTCGACGTGCGCCCGCGGGCCGGCCAGCCGTACTCGCCGACCACGCGGACGGTGACCGTGGCGGCCGGGCAGATCGTCGCGTTCGACATCGTCCTCTACGCCGAGGCCGAGCCGATCACCGTCACGGCCGAGTCGGTCAACGGCTGGGACCTCACCGGCGCCCTGGTGCGGCTGGTGGACGAAGGCGGCGAGGGTGGCGGCCCGGCCCCGGCGCCGCAGCCGCTGGTGCGGGCCGGCGGCGACGAGTACACGACGACGTTCGCGCAGGTCCCGGCCGGCGACTGGTCCGCGACGCTGACCGGGCCGGCCGGGCACGTGGGCGTCCACGAGAGCGGCGAGCCGGAGGACGGGACCCGCGACCTCGCGATCGAGGTCACCGAGGTGCGGGTGCGCATGGACGCCCGGTCGGCCGAGCCGGACGCGCCGGGGTCGCTCGCCGTCGCGATCACCGACGCCGACGACGCGTCGGTGTTCACCGAGGATCTGCTGGTCGACGCCGGCACCGTCACCGCCTACCTGCCCGCCGGCGCGTACACCGTCGCGGCCGAGCTGCCGGACGGGTTCGGCGGCTGGACGGTGACGCCCGGCTCGGTCTCGGTGCCGGCGTCGGCTTCCGACGTGGCCGCCCGGTTCCGCGTCGACGGCCCGCCCGCGACGGAGCTGGAGCTGGCGGTCGCGCCCGGGGAGCCGGTCGCGGGGGTCGACGCCACATTGACGGCGACGGTGACCTCCGGCGGCGAGGCGGTCGACGGCGGCACCGTCACCTTCCTCGTCGACGGCGACGAGGTCGACTCCGTGGACGTCTCGGACGGAGCCGCGGAGGTGGAGCACACGTTCGACGACCCCGGCGCGCACACCGTCGAGGCCCTCTTCGAGTCCGGCGAGCACCGCGACTCCTCGGACCTGCTGACCGTGACCGTGATCGAGCCGGTCGTCACCCTGACCGGCCCGGCCGGCGAGGTCGAGGCCGGCTCCCCGGTGTCCTTGGTCGCCACCGTCGACCCCGTGGTCAGCGGGCGCACGCTGCGGCTGTTCGACGACGACGGCCCGGTCGGCGCGGCCGTCAACCCCGGCGCGGACGGCGAGCACGACTTCACCGTCGAGGACCTGGAGCCGGGCGAGTACACCTTCACCGTCCGCTACGGCACCGGCGACCTCGCCGTCGAGTCCGACCCCGTCACCGTCACCGTCGCCGAGGAAGAGGTCGTCGACCCCTGA
- a CDS encoding phage tail protein, which translates to MRSPQWLVTQMPIGMLDDDFFVRFLSIFQHGADSLAEGADNLEHLGDVAVAPDAMVRWLAGWIGLDGLDPSLPDRAARTVVRASAQTLAWRGTRHGLTRTLEVLSGGPAEVVDGGGVWLDGEAPPDPAWVRMTVTTTGWLSEPDFAAVVADEVPAHVRGELWVGERLIWTSVKASARDGGGHGPGAH; encoded by the coding sequence GTGAGGTCGCCGCAGTGGCTGGTGACGCAGATGCCGATCGGCATGCTGGACGACGACTTCTTCGTCCGGTTCCTGTCGATCTTCCAGCACGGCGCCGACTCGCTGGCCGAGGGCGCGGACAACCTCGAGCACCTGGGCGACGTGGCCGTGGCGCCGGACGCCATGGTGCGGTGGCTGGCCGGCTGGATCGGCCTCGACGGGCTGGACCCGTCGCTGCCCGACCGCGCCGCCCGCACCGTCGTCCGGGCCTCGGCGCAGACGCTGGCCTGGCGCGGCACCCGGCACGGGCTCACCCGCACGCTCGAGGTGCTCAGCGGCGGCCCGGCCGAGGTCGTCGACGGCGGCGGCGTCTGGCTCGACGGCGAGGCGCCTCCCGACCCCGCGTGGGTGCGGATGACGGTGACGACGACCGGCTGGCTGTCCGAGCCGGACTTCGCCGCCGTCGTCGCCGACGAGGTGCCCGCGCACGTGCGGGGCGAGCTGTGGGTCGGCGAGCGGCTGATCTGGACGTCGGTGAAGGCGTCGGCGAGGGACGGAGGCGGGCATGGCCCTGGAGCGCACTGA
- a CDS encoding putative baseplate assembly protein yields MPLPAPNLDDRRFQDIVDEAKRLIPRYCPEWTNHNVADPGVALIELFAWMSESVIFRLNQVPEKLYVHFLNLVGIEPFPPSVARADLTFWLSAALERTVVVPAGTPVATAGAPDRVVFATVDDLAIRPPELTGLLTADAAERISDRWTDFTVLGLPVECFSPGLTPGDAVVLGFADSLAGAAVRLTIAAEAEGIGVDPRRPPLAWEAWTGEAWVSAVVHRDTTGGLNRDGEIVLLIPREHRSLLLGERTAYWVRGRLRAPEAGQPTYRRPPRIRSLEVAAIGGTTAAEHASAIPAETLGRSTGAPGQVFAVSAAPVLPRRGDELVRVVDRGGAHTWTEVPDFTDSGPGDRHVVWDSATGEVRFGPRVRYPDGGSRQHGAVPPDGAEIVVSGYRTGGGRAGNVGAHTLTELLTTVPYVTSVTNLAPATGGVDAETVAEAKVRGPLTLRTGRRAVTAGDFERLAREASAQVARARCLPGDGSARVMLVPHVRSHPRDHRLDDFALSAPLLDTVGTHLDRHRLVGTAVELTTPFYQGVSVAAMVRTATGRPAELVSGRIVEELTRYVNPLTGGPDGTGWPFDADLSFAAVSQLIEAVDGVDRVDEVLLFEFDLRTGRRLGSGRDIIRLAPDSLFLSAAHQVVVR; encoded by the coding sequence ATGCCGTTGCCCGCACCGAACCTGGACGACCGGCGGTTCCAGGACATCGTCGACGAGGCGAAGCGGCTGATCCCGCGGTACTGCCCGGAGTGGACCAACCACAACGTCGCCGATCCCGGCGTCGCTCTGATCGAGCTGTTCGCGTGGATGAGCGAGAGCGTGATCTTCCGGCTCAACCAGGTGCCCGAGAAGCTGTACGTGCACTTCCTCAACCTCGTCGGCATCGAGCCGTTCCCGCCGTCGGTGGCCCGCGCCGACCTCACGTTCTGGCTGTCCGCGGCGCTGGAGCGGACGGTCGTCGTGCCGGCGGGGACCCCGGTGGCGACGGCGGGCGCGCCGGACCGCGTCGTGTTCGCCACCGTCGACGACCTCGCCATCCGCCCGCCGGAGCTGACGGGGCTGCTCACCGCGGACGCGGCCGAGCGGATCAGCGACCGGTGGACCGACTTCACCGTCCTCGGCCTGCCGGTCGAGTGCTTCTCGCCGGGACTGACCCCGGGCGACGCCGTCGTGCTCGGGTTCGCCGACAGCCTGGCCGGCGCCGCCGTCCGGCTCACCATCGCGGCCGAGGCCGAGGGGATCGGCGTCGACCCGCGCCGTCCGCCGCTGGCCTGGGAGGCATGGACGGGGGAGGCCTGGGTGTCCGCCGTCGTGCACCGCGACACCACCGGCGGGCTGAACCGCGACGGCGAGATCGTGCTGCTGATTCCGCGCGAGCACCGGTCGCTGCTGCTGGGCGAGCGGACGGCGTACTGGGTGCGCGGCCGCCTGCGCGCGCCCGAGGCCGGTCAGCCGACGTACCGGCGTCCGCCCCGCATCAGGTCGCTGGAGGTGGCGGCCATCGGCGGCACGACGGCGGCCGAGCACGCCAGCGCCATTCCGGCGGAGACGCTGGGCCGCTCCACCGGGGCGCCGGGCCAGGTCTTCGCCGTGTCGGCGGCGCCCGTGCTGCCCCGGCGCGGCGACGAGCTGGTCCGCGTCGTCGACCGCGGCGGCGCGCACACCTGGACCGAGGTGCCCGACTTCACCGACAGCGGCCCGGGCGACCGGCACGTCGTGTGGGACTCCGCGACCGGCGAGGTCCGGTTCGGGCCGCGGGTGCGCTATCCCGACGGCGGCAGCCGCCAACACGGCGCCGTCCCGCCCGACGGCGCTGAGATCGTCGTGAGCGGCTACCGCACGGGCGGCGGCCGGGCCGGCAACGTCGGCGCGCACACCCTGACCGAGTTGCTGACGACCGTGCCCTACGTGACGTCGGTGACGAACCTGGCCCCGGCCACGGGCGGGGTCGATGCCGAGACCGTCGCCGAGGCGAAGGTCCGCGGCCCGCTGACGCTGCGCACCGGCCGCCGCGCCGTGACCGCGGGCGACTTCGAGCGGCTGGCCCGCGAGGCGTCGGCGCAGGTGGCGCGGGCGCGGTGCCTGCCCGGCGACGGGTCGGCGCGGGTCATGCTGGTGCCGCACGTGCGCAGCCATCCCCGCGACCACCGGCTCGACGACTTCGCGCTGTCCGCGCCGCTGCTGGACACCGTCGGCACGCACCTCGACCGGCACCGGCTGGTCGGCACCGCCGTCGAGCTGACGACGCCGTTCTACCAGGGCGTCAGCGTGGCGGCCATGGTCCGGACGGCGACCGGCCGGCCCGCGGAGCTGGTCAGCGGCCGCATCGTCGAGGAGCTCACTCGGTACGTGAACCCGCTGACCGGCGGGCCCGACGGCACCGGCTGGCCGTTCGACGCCGACCTCAGCTTCGCCGCCGTCTCGCAGCTGATCGAGGCCGTCGACGGCGTCGACCGCGTCGACGAGGTGCTGCTGTTCGAGTTCGACCTGCGCACCGGCCGCCGGCTGGGCAGCGGCCGCGACATCATCAGGCTGGCCCCAGACTCCCTGTTCCTGTCCGCCGCGCACCAGGTGGTGGTCCGGTGA